The Arthrobacter sp. PM3 genome contains the following window.
GCTGGCCTCCCGTGCGGCGGCGGCCAGTTCGGCGTCGGACATGGCCTCCACCGCGGAGCCGCTGAGTGTCCCGCCGGAGAGGACCCCGAGTTCGTCGCAGACCTTTTCGGCGACCCGGGCGTTGTCGCCCGTGGCAATCTTGACGGTGATGCCAAGCGCCTCGAGCCGGTCCAGGGATTCCCGTGCGTTGGCCTTGGGGCGGTCGAGGAAGACGAGGAATCCGGCCAGGACCAGGTCCTTCTCATCGGCCGGCGTAAGGTCCGCCAGCCCGTCGGCGGGGCGCGCCGCGACGGCCACCACCCGGGAGCCGGCGTCGAACTGTTCGTTCAGCGTGGCCTGTACGTCCGCCGGTGTGTCCCGGCATAACGCGAGCACGTCTTCCGGTGAGCCTTTCGTGATGAGGCGGGCCGGCCCGCCGTCGTCGCGGACCAGCACGCTGGTCCGGCGCCGCTGGTGGTCGAAGTCGATGACGTCGAGGCGCTCGTGGCGACCGGGTTCGAAGGATGCGGCGGCGGCCGACTCCCAGAGGGCGGCATCCAGCGGGTTCAGTCCGGCCGTGGAGAGCCGCGCCTCCGCGTAGTCGGCCTCGGTCGCCAGCAGCCCCAGCGTCAGCACGTCCGCCGGTAACATTTCCGCGCGGGCGGGCAGTGCGGCGGTGAAGCTGATCCTGCCCTCCGTCAGGGTTCCGGTCTTGTCCGTGACCAGGATGTCCATGTCGCCGAGGTCCTCGATGCAGACCAGCCGTTTCACCAGGACTTTCCGCCGGGCCAGCTGCCGGGTACCCGTGGCCAGGCTGGTGCTGACCACGGCGGGCAGCAGCTGCGGGGTGATGCCGACCGCGATCGCGAGGGAGAACAGCAGCGATTCGAGCACCGGCCGCTGCAGCAGCAGGTTCGCGACAAAGATCAGCGACGTCAGCCCGATCGCCACCTGCAGCAGCAGGAAAGAGAAACGTTTGAGGCCCAGCTGGAACTCGGTCTGCGGCTGCCGTTCACCCAGGCCCAGGGCGATCCGGCCGAATTCCGCCCGGCCGCCGGTGGCGACCACCACCCCGGTGCAGCTTCCGGACTGGAGCACGGTCCCCATGAACAGGCAGCTGCTCAGTTCCGCCAGCGGCGCCTCCGGGGGCACGGGCGCCGGGTTCTTGGCCACCGGCAGCGATTCCCCGGTCAGGATGCTTTCATCGCACAGCAGATCCTTCGCGGCCAGCACTCGCATGTCGGCCGGGATGACCGCCCCGATGCCCAGGTGCACGACGTCGCCGGGAACCAGCGCGGTGACGTCCACTTCGCGGCGGGTCCCGTCCCGGACGACGACGCAGCGGTGCGTGACGCGCGAATGCAGCGCCTCCGCGGCGCGTTCGGCCCGGAATTCGTTGCTAAAACCCAGCCCGACGCTGACCAGCAGGATCACGCCGATCACAATCGCGTTGGTGGCGTCGCCGAGGAAGAGCGACAGCCCGGCGGTGACGAGCAGCAGGATCAGGATGGGACTGGCCAACTGCCGGCCCAGTACTGTCCAGCCGCTGGCCACATGGGTCCGCACGGCGTTGGGTCCCAGCTCCGTCAGGCGCCTGCCCGCGTCGGCACCGGTCAGTCCGTCCTCCCCCGAGCCCAGCTCCGCCAGCACGGCAGCCGCGGGCCGGCTGGCGGCGCGGGAAACCGCCAGCGGGAGGGAGCGCGGCTCTTTGACGTCGAGATCTGGCATGCGGCTTCCGTTCACGACACTTCACTTTAGGCACAGACTACGTGCCCGCGGCGGACGGATCAGGAGCCGAAGGGCCCCGGCCTGTCTGGAGCCCCCGGCGTCAGGATGTATATACTCACCCGGTACGGTTTTGCAGCAAGCCGTTGGATTGTTCTTCGATCCGGCCGCTGCCGTATCCGCCCCTGCCGCGGTGGGAAGCACCGCCGGGTCGTCTTGACCTGAGTGAAACGGCACAACAGATACGTGGTTAATGAGCCAACCGCAAATTCCATAAACCAGCACCTGCACGAACTGGTGCTCAGCAGCACCGACGTCGAGGAGTTCCTGGGCGAACTCGCGCGCACCTCGGCGCGCAGCCTGTCCGAGCCCGGCGACGAAGTCCTGTGCGGCATCACGCTGCTGCGGCACCGGAAGGCGGCCACGGTGGCCAGCAGCAGTCCCGCCGCGCAGGCCATGGACGAAATCCAGTACAGCTACGGCGACGGCCCCTGCATGACGGCGTCCCGCGAGCAGGAGACCGTCCATATTGAAGACCTGGAACGCGACGCCCGCTGGCCGCAGTTCGCCGAAACCGTCCGCGGGCACGGCTTCCGGTCCATCCTGGCGCTGCCGTTCCTGCTGGAAGGCGACACGCGGGCCGCCCTCAACCTGTATTCGCACCGGCCGGGCCGGTTTGATGCCCGGGCCATCAGCCTGGCCCGGAACTTCGTGCACCAGACGTCCCTGGCGCTGCGCCTCGCGGTCCGGTTCGCGCACAGCAGCGACACGGCCGCCCACCTCAAAGCGACCCTGGAAACACGGACCGGGATCGACGTCGCCGTCGGCATCATCATGGCGCAGAACAGGTGCAGCCAGGATGAGGCGTTCGAGCTCTTGAAGTCCGCGTCCAGTGCCCGGAACGTGAAACTCCACGCCGTCGCGGCAGGGGTGGTCGAGTCCCTGGGCCAAGGGCCGGCGCGGACCCACTTCGAGGTCTAGGCGCGGCGCCGGGGCCGGCGGGCGGACCGCCCGGGAGATCAGCCCTCCCGCTTGTCCCGCTCCTCGAACTCCTCATTGAGGTCATAGTGACGGAACTCGGTCTCCGGGTTCGGTTCCCCCTCAACGACGTACTCGTAGTCGAGTTGGCGCTGGACCTGGCTGTCCAGGACCTGGAGATCCTTGTCCGCGACTTTGCTGAGGTCCTCGGGGAACTCATCGTCCGGCTCGAGGTGCAGCTTGTCAGTCATGGCATGCCTCTCTCGACCGGGAGGAAGGACTCGAATCTGCTCGTTCCCGGCCGACTTCAGGATAGCCCTAACTAGGCCGGTTCGGAGCCGACGTTGACCAGCCAGTCCACCCCGAACTTGTCCTTGCACATGCCGAAGATGTCGCCCCAGGGCGCCTTCTCCATCGGCACCGTGACGGTGCCGCCGTCAGCCAGCTTGTCGAAGTAGCCGCGCAGTTCGGCCTCGTCGGTTCCGCTCAGGGACACGGAGATGTTGCTGCCGGGGGTGTAGTCCATGCTGTTGGGCGTGTCGGCCCCCATGAGCACCAGGCCGCCCTCGGTCCGGAGCTGGCCGTGCATGATCTTGTCCTGCTCCGCAGGGTCGTCGCTGGCGTGATATTCGCCAAAGGTGCTCATGTTCAGCTCCCCGCCGAATACCGACTGGTAGAACGTCATGGCGTCCTTCGCGTTGTCGCGGAAGCCGAGGTACGGGTTGAGCGTGGTCATGCTGGACTCCTTGCTGCTGGGGCGCCGGCCGGGCCGGCCGCCATGGCGGTGCTGATTACACGCCACATCCTGCCCCAAAATGCACGACGTGGGTAGGCGGCCGGCCCCGGTTTGCTAGGCCGTCTGGCCGGCGTGCTCACCCTCGGCGATCTCTTCAAGGAGTTTGGCGTTGAACGCCGGGAGGTCGTGCGGGTTGCGGCTCGTCACCAGGCCCTGGTCCACCACGACTTCCTGGTCGCTCCAGTTCGCGCCGGCGTTCAACAGGTCCGTCCGCAGCGTGTGGTAGGAGGTCAGGTTCCTGCCGCTGGCCACACCGGCGTCAATCAGCAGCCACGGGCCGTGGCAGATGGAAGCGACCGGCTTGTGCTGCTCGAAGAACGCCCGCGTGAACGCCTGGGCGTCCTTGTCGACGCGGAGGTGGTCGGCGTTGACCACGCCGCCGGGGATGACGAGGGCATGGAAGTCGGACGCATCGGCCTCCGCCACGGCAAGGTCCACGGCAAACGTCTGGCCCTTCTCGGTTCCGTCGTACCCCTGCAGGTGTCCGGTCTTGGGCGAGACCAGGGTGGGTATCCCGCCGGCTTCCTTCACAGCATTCCACGGGCTGGTCAGCTCCACCTGTTCCACCCCGTCGGTCAGCAGGAACGCGACTTTCTTGCCCGAAATGTTGTGCTCTGACATGTGTCCTCCTCGTACCAGGGCAGGCCCCCGGCGGCCTGTGGCCGCGGCCGGCGCCCGCGCAGGATTGTTTGGGCTTGCGGGTTAACTCTAAGAACCGGCAAAATAATAAGCAAGCTGATGATTATGCTTGACCGCACAGTTAGCCGGACCCGCCGGTAGGTGGCGGCGGCTGACAGAATGGGCCCATGGAAGTCGCTTTGGGGTTGCTGGCCCTTGTCGCCATTATCTGCGCCGGCAGTGCGCTGGGCCGCAAAATCAACGTCTCTGTCCCGCTGCTGCTGGTGCTGGCCGGCGTCGTGTGCTCCTTCCTGCCCTTCGTCCCGGTGATCGAGCTGAATCCTGAGCTCGTGCTGGTCGGACTGCTGCCGCCGCTGCTCTACGCGGCGGCCCTGCAGACCTCATTGTTCGATTTCGGTTCCAACCGCCGCGCCATCGGGCTGCTCTCGGTGGGTTATGTCATCTTCGGCACCGTGGGCATTGGCTTCGTGGTCGCCTGGCTGTTCCCCGAAATCCCGTTGGCCGCAGCGATGGCCCTGGGCGCCGTCGTTGCACCGCCGGATGCCGTTGCGGCCACCGCGATCGCACGCAAGGTGGGCATGCCCCGGCGGATTGTCACCATCCTGGAGGGCGAATCCCTCGTCAATGACGCGACGGCGCTGGTCTGCCTGCGGGCAGCGATCGCCGCGATAGCGGGCACGGTGTCTGCCGCGGCGATCGCCGGCGGCTTCCTCCTGGCCGCCGGCGGAGGCCTGGTGGTCGGCATTGCCGCGGCATTCGTTCTGACGGCACTCCGCAAACGGATCCGCAACGTGGCCATCAACACCTCCATCTCACTGATCGCGCCGCTCGTGGCCTACCTCCCGGCCGAGGCGATCCACGCCTCCGGCGTCCTGGCCGTCGTCGTCACCGGGTTGATCATGGGGACCAAGGCACCGTCCATGCCCAACGGGGCCGCGCGGCAGAGCCAGCGCAGCAACTGGCACACCGTCCAGTTCCTGCTGGAGAACTCGGTGTTCCTCCTGATC
Protein-coding sequences here:
- the mgtA gene encoding magnesium-translocating P-type ATPase; translated protein: MPDLDVKEPRSLPLAVSRAASRPAAAVLAELGSGEDGLTGADAGRRLTELGPNAVRTHVASGWTVLGRQLASPILILLLVTAGLSLFLGDATNAIVIGVILLVSVGLGFSNEFRAERAAEALHSRVTHRCVVVRDGTRREVDVTALVPGDVVHLGIGAVIPADMRVLAAKDLLCDESILTGESLPVAKNPAPVPPEAPLAELSSCLFMGTVLQSGSCTGVVVATGGRAEFGRIALGLGERQPQTEFQLGLKRFSFLLLQVAIGLTSLIFVANLLLQRPVLESLLFSLAIAVGITPQLLPAVVSTSLATGTRQLARRKVLVKRLVCIEDLGDMDILVTDKTGTLTEGRISFTAALPARAEMLPADVLTLGLLATEADYAEARLSTAGLNPLDAALWESAAAASFEPGRHERLDVIDFDHQRRRTSVLVRDDGGPARLITKGSPEDVLALCRDTPADVQATLNEQFDAGSRVVAVAARPADGLADLTPADEKDLVLAGFLVFLDRPKANARESLDRLEALGITVKIATGDNARVAEKVCDELGVLSGGTLSGSAVEAMSDAELAAAAREASIFARVSPEQKARIIRLLRQSGGAVGFMGDGVNDALALHAADIGISVDSATDVAKDAADVVLLDKDLAVLAEGVREGRRIFANTIKYVLMGTSSNFGNMFSAATASVLLSFLPMLPGQILLNNLLYDAGQLAIPGDRVDKEQLLAPSHWDIGFIRRFMFLFGPISSIFDFATFALMLFVFDAVPGEFRAGWFIESIVTQTLIIFVIRTRRVPFFRSRPSAGLVGASLGVVALGVYLPFSPLAGVLGFDPLPVPFFLALLGMGAVYLVLVELAKIWFYSRAAQQPLPPRPPGVRRRGRTHHIARRAARFSIPGRPLLVHRGPGWRRRRKVGPKGPHRVKAPGG
- a CDS encoding GAF and ANTAR domain-containing protein, with translation MVNEPTANSINQHLHELVLSSTDVEEFLGELARTSARSLSEPGDEVLCGITLLRHRKAATVASSSPAAQAMDEIQYSYGDGPCMTASREQETVHIEDLERDARWPQFAETVRGHGFRSILALPFLLEGDTRAALNLYSHRPGRFDARAISLARNFVHQTSLALRLAVRFAHSSDTAAHLKATLETRTGIDVAVGIIMAQNRCSQDEAFELLKSASSARNVKLHAVAAGVVESLGQGPARTHFEV
- a CDS encoding VOC family protein, coding for MTTLNPYLGFRDNAKDAMTFYQSVFGGELNMSTFGEYHASDDPAEQDKIMHGQLRTEGGLVLMGADTPNSMDYTPGSNISVSLSGTDEAELRGYFDKLADGGTVTVPMEKAPWGDIFGMCKDKFGVDWLVNVGSEPA
- a CDS encoding type 1 glutamine amidotransferase domain-containing protein, whose protein sequence is MSEHNISGKKVAFLLTDGVEQVELTSPWNAVKEAGGIPTLVSPKTGHLQGYDGTEKGQTFAVDLAVAEADASDFHALVIPGGVVNADHLRVDKDAQAFTRAFFEQHKPVASICHGPWLLIDAGVASGRNLTSYHTLRTDLLNAGANWSDQEVVVDQGLVTSRNPHDLPAFNAKLLEEIAEGEHAGQTA